A window from Zingiber officinale cultivar Zhangliang chromosome 7A, Zo_v1.1, whole genome shotgun sequence encodes these proteins:
- the LOC122000718 gene encoding putative DNA glycosylase At3g47830 isoform X2 codes for MAGDFRVLPLLILALSSRGFLEMSTNPIAHGEDFRCGGLAVTKAASIKNILRALKEKRGEICLEYLRSLSVDEIKAELSKFKGIGPKTGEELKIYYAMCFH; via the exons ATGGCCGGCGACTTTCGAGTTCTGCCGCTGCTGATCCTTGCTCTCTCTTCCAGGGGATTCTTGGAGATGAGCACCAACCCAATCGCCCACGGAGAGGATTTCAG GTGTGGAGGATTGGCTGTGACCAAGGCAGCAAGCATAAAGAACATTCTGAGGGCATTGAAGGAGAAAAGAGGTGAAATTTGTTTGGAATACTTGCGAAGCTTGTCTGTGGATGAGATCAAAGCTGAGCTATCCAAGTTCAAGGGAATAGGACCAAAAACG GGTGAAGAATTGAAGATTTACTATGCGATGTGTTTCCATTGA
- the LOC122000718 gene encoding putative DNA glycosylase At3g47830 isoform X1 — translation MAGDFRVLPLLILALSSRGFLEMSTNPIAHGEDFRCGGLAVTKAASIKNILRALKEKRGEICLEYLRSLSVDEIKAELSKFKGIGPKTALNHGHREVDSIQCTALC, via the exons ATGGCCGGCGACTTTCGAGTTCTGCCGCTGCTGATCCTTGCTCTCTCTTCCAGGGGATTCTTGGAGATGAGCACCAACCCAATCGCCCACGGAGAGGATTTCAG GTGTGGAGGATTGGCTGTGACCAAGGCAGCAAGCATAAAGAACATTCTGAGGGCATTGAAGGAGAAAAGAGGTGAAATTTGTTTGGAATACTTGCGAAGCTTGTCTGTGGATGAGATCAAAGCTGAGCTATCCAAGTTCAAGGGAATAGGACCAAAAACG GCTTTAAATCACGGGCATCGTGAGGTAGATTCGATTCAATGCACTGCTTTGTGCTAA
- the LOC122000718 gene encoding putative DNA glycosylase At3g47830 isoform X3, with product MSTNPIAHGEDFRCGGLAVTKAASIKNILRALKEKRGEICLEYLRSLSVDEIKAELSKFKGIGPKTALNHGHREVDSIQCTALC from the exons ATGAGCACCAACCCAATCGCCCACGGAGAGGATTTCAG GTGTGGAGGATTGGCTGTGACCAAGGCAGCAAGCATAAAGAACATTCTGAGGGCATTGAAGGAGAAAAGAGGTGAAATTTGTTTGGAATACTTGCGAAGCTTGTCTGTGGATGAGATCAAAGCTGAGCTATCCAAGTTCAAGGGAATAGGACCAAAAACG GCTTTAAATCACGGGCATCGTGAGGTAGATTCGATTCAATGCACTGCTTTGTGCTAA